A single region of the Prevotella sp. HUN102 genome encodes:
- a CDS encoding GTP-binding protein has translation MNNNETPVLLLTGYLGSGKTTLVNKILSNNKGIKFAVIVNDIGEVNIDADLIEKDGVVGQKDDSLVALQNGCICCTLKMDLVEQLNEIVKMKKFDYIVIEASGICEPAPIAQTICVYPQMYPDMAKGGKAVLDSIVTVVDARRMCDEFSAGNDLLKKNLEEDDLENLLIQQIEFCNIILLNKVDDVSPEELEKVRQIVRALQPKAEIIECNYGDVDFDRILDTKEFDFDKVATSASWIAAIEGEEDGEEHEHHHHDHDEEEHEHDHHHAAHAHGHHHHHHHLHNEESGEALEYNIDTFVYYRRRPMDINFFDDFVARKFPKSIIRCKGLCYFENEQDICYVFEQAGRQVTLRNAGQWYATMPEFELREFLKQNPKLQKDWEEPYGDRMQKLVFIGQNMDKEAICKELDMCLK, from the coding sequence ATGAATAATAATGAAACTCCGGTCCTTCTGCTTACCGGATATCTCGGAAGTGGAAAGACTACATTGGTAAACAAAATCCTGTCAAATAATAAAGGCATTAAGTTTGCGGTAATTGTGAATGATATTGGCGAAGTAAACATCGATGCTGACTTGATAGAAAAAGATGGCGTGGTGGGTCAGAAAGACGACTCGCTCGTGGCATTGCAGAATGGCTGCATCTGCTGCACCTTGAAAATGGATCTCGTGGAACAGCTCAACGAAATCGTAAAGATGAAGAAGTTCGATTATATCGTAATCGAAGCGAGCGGCATCTGCGAACCTGCTCCGATTGCCCAGACCATCTGCGTTTACCCACAGATGTATCCTGATATGGCAAAGGGCGGCAAGGCTGTGCTCGACTCTATTGTTACGGTGGTGGATGCGCGTCGAATGTGCGACGAGTTTTCAGCCGGCAACGATCTTTTGAAGAAGAATCTTGAGGAAGATGATTTGGAGAACCTGCTCATTCAGCAGATAGAATTTTGCAATATAATCCTGTTGAACAAGGTGGACGACGTCAGTCCGGAGGAATTGGAGAAAGTAAGGCAGATAGTTCGTGCGTTGCAGCCGAAGGCGGAAATCATAGAATGCAACTATGGCGACGTTGATTTCGACAGAATCCTCGATACAAAGGAATTTGATTTCGACAAGGTGGCTACGTCTGCTTCTTGGATTGCCGCCATTGAGGGCGAGGAAGACGGGGAAGAGCACGAACACCATCATCACGACCACGATGAGGAGGAACACGAGCACGACCATCATCACGCTGCGCACGCTCACGGACATCACCACCACCATCATCATTTGCACAATGAAGAGAGTGGGGAAGCGTTGGAATACAATATAGATACCTTCGTTTACTATCGCCGCCGTCCGATGGACATTAATTTCTTCGACGATTTCGTGGCGCGCAAGTTCCCCAAGAGCATTATCCGTTGCAAGGGACTCTGCTATTTCGAGAACGAACAGGACATCTGCTACGTATTCGAGCAGGCAGGCCGTCAGGTAACGCTCCGCAATGCCGGACAATGGTATGCTACAATGCCTGAATTTGAACTGCGTGAGTTCTTGAAACAGAATCCGAAATTGCAGAAAGACTGGGAAGAACCTTATGGAGACCGTATGCAGAAACTCGTCTTCATCGGTCAGAATATGGACAAGGAAGCCATCTGCAAGGAATTGGATATGTGTTTGAAATAA
- the mtaB gene encoding tRNA (N(6)-L-threonylcarbamoyladenosine(37)-C(2))-methylthiotransferase MtaB, with amino-acid sequence MIDTSAFQGKTAKYYTLGCKLNFSETSTFARMLSDMGVREAKKDETADICLINTCSVTEVADHKCRQAINRMARQNPGAFVIVTGCYAQLESEKVANIMGVDLVLGSNEKADLIQYLSDAWNQPRNLNEEGTTEHRHIFHSVKTKDIKKFQPSCSRGNRTRYFLKVQDGCNYFCTYCTIPFARGFSRNPSISSLVEQAEEAAREGGKEIVLTGVNIGHFGVTTNERFIDLVKALDKVEGIERFRISSLEPDLIDDELIEYCAASRAFMPHFHIPLQSGSDEVLKLMHRHYDAALFARKVKLIKEKIPEAFIGVDVMVGCRGERPELFDECYKFIEALPVTQLHVFPYSERPGTAALKIPYIVDDREKKHRAQKLLKLSDKMTYDFYAAHIGQEAEVLFEKAVRGKAMHGFTKNYIRVELSPAQVKEEYDNQILKVKLIDFNFDKTALKVELL; translated from the coding sequence ATGATTGATACATCAGCCTTTCAGGGCAAAACTGCAAAATACTATACATTAGGATGCAAGTTGAATTTTTCTGAGACGAGCACCTTTGCGCGTATGCTGTCTGATATGGGCGTACGCGAAGCTAAAAAGGATGAAACGGCAGACATCTGTCTAATCAACACCTGCTCTGTAACAGAGGTTGCAGACCACAAATGCCGTCAGGCCATAAACAGAATGGCACGTCAGAATCCCGGTGCATTCGTAATTGTAACGGGGTGCTATGCACAGTTGGAAAGCGAAAAGGTTGCAAACATAATGGGAGTAGACCTTGTATTGGGAAGCAATGAGAAGGCAGACCTGATACAATATCTCAGCGATGCGTGGAACCAACCCAGAAACTTGAATGAAGAAGGCACGACGGAACACCGGCATATATTCCATTCCGTCAAGACAAAGGACATAAAAAAGTTCCAGCCAAGCTGTTCGCGCGGCAACCGAACAAGATATTTTCTGAAGGTTCAAGATGGCTGCAACTACTTCTGCACCTATTGCACCATCCCATTCGCACGTGGTTTCTCCCGTAATCCTTCCATATCTTCACTTGTCGAGCAAGCAGAAGAAGCTGCAAGGGAAGGAGGAAAGGAAATTGTATTGACTGGGGTAAACATCGGGCATTTCGGTGTTACGACAAACGAGAGGTTCATAGACTTGGTAAAAGCCTTGGACAAGGTTGAGGGCATTGAGCGTTTCAGGATAAGTTCGCTCGAACCCGACCTCATCGACGACGAACTGATAGAATACTGCGCGGCGTCAAGAGCATTTATGCCCCACTTCCACATTCCTTTGCAGAGTGGTTCCGACGAAGTTCTTAAACTGATGCACCGGCACTACGACGCGGCACTGTTTGCAAGGAAAGTGAAACTCATAAAGGAAAAGATTCCTGAAGCATTTATCGGAGTGGACGTAATGGTAGGCTGCCGGGGAGAACGGCCGGAACTCTTCGATGAATGCTACAAGTTTATCGAGGCATTGCCGGTAACCCAGCTGCACGTGTTCCCATATTCGGAACGCCCCGGCACGGCTGCGCTCAAAATTCCTTACATAGTAGACGACAGGGAAAAGAAGCACAGGGCACAGAAACTCCTGAAACTTTCAGACAAGATGACCTATGACTTCTACGCAGCACATATCGGACAGGAAGCTGAGGTGCTTTTTGAGAAGGCCGTCAGAGGAAAGGCTATGCACGGATTTACGAAAAACTACATCAGAGTAGAGCTTTCGCCTGCGCAGGTAAAGGAAGAATACGACAATCAGATATTGAAGGTAAAGCTCATTGATTTTAATTTTGACAAAACAGCTTTGAAAGTAGAACTATTATGA
- a CDS encoding glycosyltransferase family 2 protein: protein MKTAIVILNWNGRHMLEKYLPTVIQHSPEADVIVADNASTDNSISWLRENHPSVRIIQLDKNYGFAGGYNKALEQVESEYYLLLNSDVEVTPGWLKPLLEKMEADKEIAACQPKLLSIYNKESFEYAGASGGHLDKYGYPFCRGRIFDTLEEDKGQYDNDEEIFWATGACLLIRSSAYREAGGLDERFFAHNEEIDLCWRLHQKGGKVYCFPQSKVYHLGGGTLPKSNPRKTFLNFRNNLTMLWKNLPEEDLKKVMRTRLFLDYLAAFQMLILQRNYKDFRAVIEGRRAFRKWRKDFKRVKGNKVSLNDKRKNYSILWQYYAKKCKYYSDIN from the coding sequence ATGAAAACAGCTATTGTAATTCTGAATTGGAATGGTCGGCATATGTTGGAAAAATATTTGCCGACAGTAATACAGCATTCGCCAGAAGCTGACGTTATAGTGGCTGACAATGCTTCCACCGACAATTCCATTTCTTGGTTACGAGAAAACCATCCTTCTGTGAGGATTATTCAGTTAGACAAGAATTACGGCTTCGCAGGTGGCTACAACAAAGCCTTGGAACAGGTGGAAAGCGAATATTACCTGCTGCTGAACAGCGATGTAGAGGTTACGCCGGGGTGGCTGAAGCCGTTGCTCGAAAAGATGGAAGCCGATAAAGAAATCGCAGCCTGCCAACCAAAGCTCCTATCCATATATAATAAGGAGAGCTTTGAATATGCCGGCGCGTCTGGAGGACATCTGGATAAATACGGCTATCCGTTCTGTCGTGGAAGAATCTTCGATACCCTTGAGGAGGATAAAGGACAATACGACAATGACGAAGAAATCTTTTGGGCAACCGGTGCCTGTCTGCTGATTCGCTCATCGGCATACCGGGAAGCAGGAGGACTTGACGAGAGATTCTTTGCCCACAACGAAGAAATTGATCTTTGCTGGAGATTGCATCAAAAAGGCGGAAAAGTCTACTGCTTTCCACAAAGCAAGGTTTATCATTTGGGCGGGGGAACATTGCCAAAGTCAAATCCCCGAAAGACATTCCTCAATTTTCGCAATAACCTGACAATGCTATGGAAGAATCTTCCTGAAGAGGATTTGAAGAAAGTGATGCGTACCAGATTGTTTCTTGATTATCTGGCAGCATTCCAAATGCTCATCCTTCAGAGAAATTACAAGGATTTCAGGGCAGTAATTGAAGGAAGACGCGCATTCAGGAAATGGAGAAAAGATTTCAAAAGAGTAAAAGGAAACAAGGTTTCACTCAATGACAAACGCAAAAACTACTCCATACTTTGGCAATACTATGCAAAGAAATGTAAATACTATTCAGATATCAACTAA
- a CDS encoding DUF4923 family protein — MKKITLTVAALATLTLTSCGSLGNFGNTGTNSSSTGNILSSILGSATSGETIGNILTSVIGLDKMTANSLIGTWKYQGPGCAFTSENALAKAGGEIAAAEVESKLAEQYSKIGFSSSNTYFTFNPDGTFKTKIDGKSWSGKWTFDEKTQAVTLSGLIINLTCYAKRNGNGMSLLFESKKVLTLLQTIASVSGNSALSTIGDISKNYDGVRIGFDLQK; from the coding sequence ATGAAAAAAATTACATTGACGGTTGCCGCATTGGCAACATTGACATTGACCTCGTGTGGTTCATTGGGAAATTTTGGCAATACTGGTACAAACAGTTCATCAACAGGGAATATCCTCAGCAGTATCTTAGGAAGTGCAACGAGTGGAGAAACCATCGGCAATATTCTCACTTCCGTTATCGGTTTAGACAAAATGACTGCAAACAGCCTTATAGGCACTTGGAAATATCAAGGTCCGGGCTGCGCCTTTACATCCGAAAATGCCTTGGCAAAGGCTGGCGGCGAGATTGCGGCGGCTGAAGTCGAAAGCAAACTTGCAGAGCAATACAGCAAAATCGGGTTCTCAAGCAGCAACACCTACTTCACATTCAATCCTGACGGAACATTCAAAACCAAGATTGACGGCAAGAGTTGGAGCGGCAAATGGACGTTTGATGAGAAGACACAGGCCGTAACACTCAGCGGATTGATAATCAATCTCACCTGCTATGCAAAGCGCAACGGCAATGGAATGAGCCTGTTGTTTGAATCCAAAAAGGTACTCACGCTATTGCAGACCATTGCTTCCGTAAGTGGGAACAGCGCATTGTCCACCATCGGCGACATTTCAAAGAACTACGACGGAGTAAGAATAGGTTTCGATTTGCAGAAATAA
- a CDS encoding FMN-binding protein, with product MKKLQQIILLITCILVVMVAAIQRDGKIWGHELKESVQPAAATKTVADTMHTLDDGTIVINTTELGKDIMGYGGQIPLEIYIQDGKIREVKALDNSETPDFFEEAKAIITKWNGKTVEEAADMKVDAVSGATFSSRGIIGNMQRGLAFASKNASRPSLLGKMDFSAKSVIGLIVVLMAAIIPLFYKNKSFRTFQLVLNVVVLGFWCGTFLSWSLFVNFMSSGINVWVSLIPIVMLITAFVYPLFGKKNYYCTHVCPCGSVQDLAAKTKNRKWRMSAKLTKRLGYLRQALFAVLMVLMLSGVLFEWMDYEVFSAFIFQTASVVVLALGIVVVALSFFIPRPYCRFVCPTGTLFKLTEDKG from the coding sequence ATGAAGAAACTACAACAAATAATCCTACTTATTACCTGCATTCTCGTAGTGATGGTGGCAGCTATTCAGCGTGATGGCAAGATATGGGGACACGAACTGAAGGAATCTGTGCAGCCGGCTGCTGCCACAAAGACGGTTGCCGACACGATGCACACGCTCGATGATGGCACTATCGTTATCAATACGACCGAATTGGGCAAGGATATTATGGGGTATGGTGGTCAGATACCGCTCGAGATATACATTCAGGATGGGAAAATAAGGGAGGTTAAGGCTCTTGATAACAGCGAGACGCCCGATTTCTTCGAGGAAGCAAAAGCTATCATCACAAAATGGAATGGCAAAACGGTAGAGGAGGCTGCCGATATGAAAGTTGATGCAGTGAGTGGAGCTACTTTCTCTTCGCGCGGAATCATCGGAAATATGCAGCGGGGATTAGCTTTTGCATCGAAGAATGCGAGCAGGCCTTCGCTGCTTGGCAAGATGGATTTTAGTGCGAAGTCTGTTATCGGGCTGATTGTGGTGCTGATGGCAGCCATCATCCCATTGTTCTATAAAAACAAGAGCTTCCGTACTTTCCAGTTGGTGCTCAACGTCGTCGTACTGGGCTTTTGGTGCGGCACCTTTCTCTCTTGGTCGCTCTTCGTCAATTTTATGTCGAGTGGCATCAATGTGTGGGTTTCCCTCATTCCGATTGTAATGCTCATCACGGCCTTTGTATATCCGTTGTTCGGCAAAAAGAACTATTACTGCACACACGTCTGTCCTTGTGGTTCTGTTCAGGACCTTGCAGCTAAAACGAAGAACAGAAAATGGCGTATGAGTGCGAAATTGACCAAGCGTCTCGGCTATTTGCGTCAGGCACTTTTTGCAGTACTTATGGTTCTTATGCTGTCGGGAGTATTGTTTGAATGGATGGACTATGAGGTGTTTTCTGCCTTTATATTCCAGACTGCATCGGTTGTTGTTCTTGCATTGGGCATAGTGGTGGTTGCACTCTCGTTCTTCATTCCACGGCCATATTGCCGTTTTGTCTGCCCAACGGGCACTTTGTTTAAATTGACGGAAGATAAAGGATAG
- a CDS encoding nitroreductase family protein produces MKASHLLSLVLAIALVFVCAKFVVVGNSDSKEKENTEQTADSAVINAIMKRSSIRSYTNKEVEKEKIMTLLKAGMAAPTAADKRPWHFVVVTDKNILRKYAEINPYASMAAEAPLMIVVCGDLEKAIEGEANEMWVQDASAATENILLAAEALGLGAVWTGVWPLQERVQAVSDLLNLPGAIVPMAAVVVGYPKNPGQPKNKYNENNVSWNTYDLE; encoded by the coding sequence ATGAAAGCATCACATCTTTTGAGCCTCGTGCTCGCAATAGCACTCGTTTTTGTATGTGCAAAATTTGTTGTTGTCGGTAATTCGGACAGTAAGGAAAAGGAAAATACGGAGCAAACTGCCGATAGTGCAGTTATCAATGCTATTATGAAGCGTTCGAGTATTCGTTCCTACACGAACAAGGAAGTTGAAAAGGAGAAGATTATGACACTTCTCAAGGCTGGAATGGCTGCTCCGACAGCAGCAGACAAGCGTCCTTGGCACTTCGTAGTAGTTACAGACAAGAACATTCTCAGGAAATATGCTGAAATTAATCCCTATGCAAGTATGGCTGCCGAAGCTCCGCTGATGATTGTTGTCTGCGGCGATTTGGAGAAAGCCATCGAAGGCGAAGCCAACGAAATGTGGGTTCAGGACGCTTCTGCTGCTACCGAGAACATCCTTCTGGCTGCGGAGGCATTAGGACTTGGTGCTGTATGGACGGGAGTATGGCCACTTCAGGAGCGCGTTCAGGCTGTATCCGACTTGCTGAATCTGCCCGGTGCCATCGTGCCTATGGCGGCTGTGGTAGTCGGTTATCCAAAGAATCCGGGACAGCCGAAGAACAAATACAACGAAAACAACGTAAGTTGGAATACATACGACCTTGAATAA